The proteins below are encoded in one region of Amycolatopsis magusensis:
- a CDS encoding glycosyltransferase family 2 protein, producing MDVEVLTAVHAAHAGFLGRAWESLRGQTNRDWTWLVQVDGPGGAVLDALAACGAREDPRVRIDVHGEQLGPAVARNCALGRSTAPLIQNLDADDELEPSALEVLSGALAADPAAGFAVGQARDLHEDGSLVVHRLPVEAGPLPRNGLFDHWLADTDRVPVHPAGVLWRRSLLLRMGGWAGLHGREDTGLLMAASAACPGVVVADFTLRYRKHPGQLSETTGKFGGAAAQLRFIRERAEVLGGIAPSGYSV from the coding sequence GTGGATGTCGAGGTGCTCACCGCGGTGCACGCCGCCCACGCGGGCTTCCTGGGACGGGCTTGGGAGTCCCTGCGCGGGCAGACCAATCGGGACTGGACGTGGCTGGTCCAGGTGGACGGACCGGGTGGCGCGGTGCTCGACGCGCTGGCCGCGTGTGGCGCGCGCGAGGATCCGCGGGTCCGGATCGACGTCCACGGTGAACAGCTGGGTCCCGCCGTCGCACGCAACTGCGCACTCGGCCGGTCGACGGCGCCGCTCATCCAGAACCTGGACGCGGACGACGAACTGGAGCCGTCCGCGCTCGAGGTGCTTTCCGGGGCACTCGCGGCGGATCCGGCCGCCGGTTTCGCGGTCGGGCAGGCACGCGACCTCCACGAGGACGGCTCGCTGGTCGTCCACCGGTTGCCGGTCGAAGCCGGGCCGCTGCCCAGGAACGGCCTGTTCGACCACTGGCTGGCCGATACCGATCGCGTGCCGGTGCACCCGGCCGGCGTGCTGTGGCGGCGGTCGCTGCTGCTCCGGATGGGCGGCTGGGCCGGGTTGCACGGGCGGGAGGACACCGGCCTGCTGATGGCCGCGTCGGCGGCGTGCCCCGGCGTCGTGGTCGCGGACTTCACCCTGCGGTACCGCAAGCACCCGGGCCAGCTTTCCGAGACGACGGGGAAGTTCGGTGGCGCCGCCGCGCAGCTCAGGTTCATCCGCGAGCGCGCCGAAGTCCTCGGGGGCATCGCACCATCGGGCTACTCTGTGTGA
- the cydB gene encoding cytochrome d ubiquinol oxidase subunit II, producing MDLETLWFIIIAVFWLGYLFLEGFDFGVGMLLPVLGRGNTERRVMINTIGPVWDGNEVWLIVAVGATFAAFPGWYATLLSGAYLPVLVVLLALIGRGVAFEYRGKVDSDRWRRTWDRVIVLGSWLPPLGVGLLLATTMLGLPLDANGDRLGSPFEAVRWDTLLGALAFAGFSLVHGAAFLTLKTEGEFRAHARAVALKVLPFALLPMFAFLVLVQLREGALWTVITLAVAVLSAIVAWTRLAADRDGQAFAALGVLIATAAITLFGALYPDVLPSTGDPANTLTIDGTASSPYTLQVITWVGAFGAPAVLVYQGWTYWVFRKRIGTRHIPPVHTP from the coding sequence ATGGACCTCGAGACGCTGTGGTTCATCATCATCGCGGTCTTCTGGCTCGGCTACCTCTTCCTCGAGGGCTTCGACTTCGGCGTCGGCATGCTGCTGCCGGTGCTCGGCCGCGGCAACACCGAGCGGCGCGTCATGATCAACACCATCGGCCCGGTGTGGGACGGCAACGAGGTGTGGCTGATCGTCGCGGTCGGCGCCACCTTCGCCGCCTTCCCCGGCTGGTACGCGACGCTGCTTTCCGGCGCCTACCTGCCCGTGCTGGTCGTACTGCTCGCGCTGATCGGCCGTGGTGTCGCCTTCGAGTACCGCGGCAAGGTCGACTCCGACCGCTGGCGCCGCACCTGGGACCGCGTGATCGTCCTCGGTTCGTGGCTCCCGCCGCTCGGCGTCGGCCTGCTGCTGGCCACCACCATGCTCGGCCTCCCGCTCGACGCCAACGGTGACCGCCTCGGCAGCCCGTTCGAGGCCGTCCGCTGGGACACCCTGCTCGGCGCGCTCGCCTTCGCCGGGTTCTCGCTGGTGCACGGCGCCGCGTTCCTGACCCTCAAGACCGAGGGCGAGTTCCGCGCGCACGCCAGGGCCGTCGCGCTGAAGGTGCTGCCGTTCGCGTTGCTGCCGATGTTCGCCTTCCTGGTGCTCGTCCAGCTCCGCGAAGGTGCACTGTGGACGGTCATCACGCTCGCCGTGGCCGTGCTGTCGGCGATCGTGGCCTGGACGCGGCTGGCCGCCGACCGGGACGGGCAGGCCTTCGCCGCGCTCGGCGTGCTCATCGCCACCGCCGCGATCACCCTGTTCGGCGCGCTCTACCCGGACGTGCTCCCGTCCACCGGCGACCCGGCCAACACGCTGACCATCGACGGCACCGCCTCCAGCCCGTACACCCTGCAGGTGATCACCTGGGTCGGCGCGTTCGGCGCCCCGGCCGTGCTGGTCTACCAGGGCTGGACGTACTGGGTGTTCCGCAAGCGGATCGGCACCCGCCACATCCCGCCGGTGCACACCCCATGA
- a CDS encoding DUF4328 domain-containing protein, producing the protein MSEQQLPTRPLVPLRGQARATSVLVALSALAGVAVTVADWHTSSVADDYIADIAGLTMADLRDAEGLSRVLAVTHVVITLVAGGLFLLWSWRARLNAEALSPARHHRARGWVVGGWLCPLVNFWFPAQVLSDIEKASRAEARTETDLTHLRGDPLIGRWWAVLVVSVLLDQYVTQIVLRTVSAETLREAAVLTTAATALQAIAAGMVIVLVHRVTAAQAA; encoded by the coding sequence ATGTCCGAACAGCAGTTGCCCACCCGCCCGCTGGTGCCGTTGCGCGGGCAAGCCAGGGCCACGAGCGTGCTCGTGGCCCTGTCCGCGCTGGCCGGGGTGGCGGTGACGGTCGCCGACTGGCACACGTCTTCGGTGGCCGACGACTACATCGCCGACATCGCCGGGCTCACCATGGCCGATCTGCGGGACGCCGAGGGCCTGAGCCGGGTGCTCGCCGTGACGCATGTGGTGATCACGCTCGTCGCCGGTGGCCTGTTCCTCCTCTGGAGCTGGCGCGCGCGGCTCAACGCCGAGGCCCTCTCCCCCGCCCGGCACCACCGCGCCCGCGGCTGGGTGGTCGGCGGCTGGCTCTGCCCGCTGGTCAACTTCTGGTTCCCCGCCCAGGTCCTCTCCGACATCGAGAAGGCGAGCCGCGCCGAGGCGAGGACCGAGACCGACCTGACCCACCTGCGCGGCGACCCGCTGATCGGCCGCTGGTGGGCGGTGCTGGTGGTGAGCGTGCTGCTCGACCAGTACGTCACCCAGATCGTGCTGCGGACCGTCTCCGCCGAGACGCTGCGGGAAGCCGCCGTCCTGACCACGGCGGCGACCGCCCTCCAGGCGATCGCGGCGGGCATGGTCATCGTGCTCGTCCACCGCGTCACCGCCGCGCAGGCCGCGTAA
- a CDS encoding DUF998 domain-containing protein, whose protein sequence is MGVAVLIAIHLHIRLSAEVSPLWRTLSEYVNAGAAPIFGVMCLALAAGSLALLVGIARARRGGAVPVLLGFWCAGLVVCGLVPVDADGAARTLSGQLHNGGAVLAFLSLPLAGWLLTRRSDAHCPWEPRRTTIRRLSVASAVTLGVVLASFAWIMSTGPADPVVTLGLFERVLFAVDLALLLTMTRPLLSSARR, encoded by the coding sequence ATGGGGGTGGCCGTGCTGATCGCGATCCACCTGCACATCCGCCTGTCCGCCGAGGTCAGCCCGCTGTGGCGGACGCTCTCGGAGTACGTGAACGCGGGGGCGGCGCCGATCTTCGGCGTGATGTGCCTGGCGCTCGCGGCCGGTTCGCTCGCCCTGCTGGTCGGAATCGCCAGGGCCCGCCGCGGTGGCGCGGTGCCGGTGCTGCTGGGGTTCTGGTGTGCGGGGCTGGTCGTGTGCGGGCTGGTGCCCGTCGACGCGGACGGCGCGGCCCGGACGCTCAGCGGTCAGCTGCACAACGGCGGCGCGGTGCTCGCGTTCCTCTCGCTGCCCCTCGCGGGCTGGCTGCTCACCCGCCGCTCGGACGCCCACTGCCCGTGGGAGCCGCGGCGCACCACCATCCGGCGCCTGTCCGTGGCCAGCGCCGTCACGTTGGGCGTGGTGCTGGCCAGCTTCGCCTGGATCATGAGCACCGGCCCGGCGGACCCGGTGGTCACGCTCGGCCTGTTCGAGCGCGTGCTGTTCGCCGTCGACCTGGCCCTGCTCCTGACCATGACGCGGCCGCTGCTCAGCTCAGCACGCCGGTGA
- a CDS encoding TMEM165/GDT1 family protein yields the protein MSAALLALISTFGLVLAVELPDKTLVATLVLTTRFRAWPVFAGVTAAFAVQSTIAVLFGSVLTLLPETLVSGIVAVMFGVGAYFLLREGFAPAADGEEGAARIGPGPATFLRSSLTSFGVLFAAEWGDASQLATAGLAARLEQPVAVGIGAFCALVAVAGIAVFVGQKVRSRIRPKLIQRVAGFVFSAFSIAALWQTFA from the coding sequence ATGTCTGCCGCTCTACTGGCCCTGATCAGCACTTTTGGCCTGGTTCTCGCCGTCGAACTGCCGGACAAGACCCTGGTCGCCACCCTGGTGCTGACCACCCGTTTCCGGGCTTGGCCGGTATTCGCCGGGGTCACCGCCGCGTTCGCCGTGCAGAGCACGATCGCGGTGTTGTTCGGCAGTGTGCTCACCTTGTTGCCGGAAACACTGGTGTCCGGAATCGTCGCGGTGATGTTCGGCGTCGGCGCCTACTTCCTGCTCCGCGAGGGCTTCGCCCCGGCGGCGGACGGCGAGGAGGGGGCCGCGCGCATCGGTCCCGGTCCCGCCACCTTCCTGCGGTCCTCGCTGACCTCGTTCGGCGTGTTGTTCGCGGCCGAGTGGGGTGACGCCTCGCAGCTCGCCACGGCCGGGCTCGCCGCCCGCCTCGAGCAGCCGGTCGCGGTCGGCATCGGGGCGTTCTGCGCGCTGGTCGCGGTGGCCGGGATCGCGGTGTTCGTCGGGCAGAAGGTCCGCAGCCGCATCCGCCCGAAGCTGATCCAGCGGGTGGCCGGTTTCGTCTTCAGCGCGTTCAGCATCGCGGCCCTCTGGCAGACCTTCGCGTAA
- a CDS encoding response regulator, with product MPIQVLLVDDHEVVRRGLRDLLGDEPDIEVVAEAGGVDEALAVAMHLEPDVAVVDVRLGEGSGVELCRELRSRPNPPQCLMLTAFDDEEAVVGAIMAGASGYLLKQVRGQDVVNAVREVAAGRSLLDPRTTAKVLDKMRQPPADELAGLTERERSILELIGEGMSNREIAERLFLAEKTVKNYVTSVLAKLGMQRRTQAAAWIARREKH from the coding sequence GTGCCCATCCAGGTTCTGCTCGTCGACGACCACGAGGTGGTGCGGCGCGGGCTGCGCGATCTGCTCGGTGACGAACCGGACATCGAGGTGGTCGCCGAGGCGGGCGGGGTGGACGAGGCGCTGGCCGTGGCGATGCACCTCGAACCGGACGTCGCCGTGGTGGACGTGCGGCTCGGCGAGGGCAGCGGGGTGGAGTTGTGCCGCGAACTGCGGTCACGGCCGAACCCGCCGCAGTGCCTGATGCTCACCGCCTTCGACGACGAGGAGGCGGTCGTCGGCGCGATCATGGCCGGGGCTTCGGGGTATCTGCTGAAGCAGGTGCGCGGGCAGGACGTGGTCAACGCCGTGCGCGAGGTCGCCGCCGGGCGGTCGCTGCTCGATCCGCGGACCACGGCGAAGGTGCTGGACAAGATGCGGCAGCCGCCGGCGGACGAGCTGGCGGGCCTGACCGAGCGCGAACGCAGCATCCTCGAGCTGATCGGGGAAGGCATGTCCAACCGGGAGATCGCCGAACGCCTGTTCCTGGCGGAGAAAACGGTGAAGAACTACGTCACCTCGGTGCTGGCGAAACTCGGCATGCAGCGGCGGACGCAGGCCGCCGCCTGGATCGCCCGCCGCGAAAAGCACTAG
- the cydD gene encoding thiol reductant ABC exporter subunit CydD yields the protein MTPGRTTLPAKLSTVDKVRPGPGPLGALPALSPVARRALVLAAVLAAANAALLVAQAFLLASVLASVVGGGAEIGGRTAWLLGVVLGRALVSWAVRVVSARAAAGAKEELRAKVADHAAALGPEWIAARGTGELTALTTRGLDALDAYFTTYLPALVTAAVVPLGAGAAVLFADWPSAVLIALTVPLLPMFAILVGKYTADRVADATEATHRLSGRLLELVRALPVLAAFRRAEAQVEAVRQVSDRHRRDTLKTLRVAFSSAFVLELAATLSVALVAVVIGVRLVSGDLSLAIGLGVLILAPECFQPLRAAGAAFHASEDGVEAVRRVSEVLAEPVPAPGTKKVHKGQIRVRDLRVRRRDGFAPDGETFTARPGEITWLRSPSGAGKSTTLATLLGFTRPDSGTITVGGQPLADADLAHWRRQVAWVPQSPAFTGGTVRDELRLALADREVEPTEDELLSGLVALRLSGLVDQPLSHLSTGQRQRVAVARALLRVRHGAWLLLLDEPTAHLDGASAKRVMKAINQAAAMGAAVVIAAHDRSKSFTEEEPADSNTAADAPVEHQAKPLALRALADRSFLTGAALGAAAFLAGIALTATSGWLIAKASQQPPILTLTVMVVGVRTFGLARAALRYVERLATHDGAFRTATRLRADLWRALVRIGPVGTAALRHGEGQRRMVSDVDTVRDLLPRVISPPLVAVLVVAGAVAVQTAVLPIAGLYLAVAALVAGLLAPALALRLERRSTSALAEGRRDVAARVLTLFEAAAELLAFGAYREHRRALAIADDRLTANARRQAFGAGAAEALVVLAMGGATVASTMAAAADGTLNPVLAPVVALVPLALAEVLLQLPPVAQHWDELRRARTRLAAIFTVPDGPKAAHADDVELTDVDLRWPGAPEPVLRDVTLTIPRGAKVAITGPSGAGKSSLLALLLGFLAPERGRALMPQAVAWAPQEPGLVATTVAENLRLADPHATPDRLRAALDTAGLTDVDLDTMLGSGGAGLSGGQAQRVALARAVLAAETSALVLLDEPTAHLDEQTAYEVRARLDEALAEKTVVWVTHRMEEAAAADLHLDVRDGRVRVLSRSGV from the coding sequence ATGACCCCCGGCCGCACCACCCTTCCCGCCAAGTTGTCCACAGTGGACAAGGTGCGGCCGGGACCGGGCCCGCTCGGCGCGCTGCCCGCCCTTTCCCCGGTGGCGCGCCGGGCACTGGTCCTCGCCGCGGTGCTGGCCGCGGCCAACGCCGCCCTGCTGGTGGCGCAGGCGTTCCTGCTCGCTTCGGTACTCGCGTCGGTCGTCGGGGGCGGCGCGGAAATCGGGGGCCGCACCGCCTGGCTGCTCGGCGTCGTCCTCGGGCGCGCGCTGGTCAGCTGGGCGGTGCGGGTGGTCTCCGCCAGGGCCGCGGCCGGCGCCAAGGAGGAACTGCGCGCCAAGGTCGCCGACCACGCCGCGGCGCTCGGCCCGGAGTGGATCGCCGCCCGCGGCACCGGCGAGCTGACCGCGCTGACCACCCGCGGCCTCGACGCGCTCGACGCCTACTTCACCACCTACCTGCCCGCACTGGTCACCGCGGCCGTGGTGCCGCTCGGCGCGGGCGCGGCAGTGCTGTTCGCGGACTGGCCGTCGGCGGTGCTCATCGCGCTGACCGTGCCGCTGCTGCCGATGTTCGCGATCCTGGTCGGGAAGTACACCGCGGACCGGGTCGCCGACGCGACCGAAGCCACCCACCGCCTGTCCGGCCGCCTGCTGGAACTGGTGCGCGCGCTGCCGGTGCTCGCCGCGTTCCGCCGTGCCGAAGCGCAGGTCGAGGCGGTGCGCCAGGTCTCCGACCGCCATCGCCGCGACACCCTCAAGACCCTGCGCGTGGCCTTTTCGTCGGCTTTCGTGCTCGAACTCGCCGCGACGCTCTCGGTGGCGCTGGTCGCCGTGGTGATCGGCGTGCGGCTGGTGTCGGGTGACCTGTCGCTGGCCATCGGGCTGGGCGTGCTGATCCTGGCACCGGAGTGCTTCCAGCCGCTGCGTGCCGCGGGCGCCGCCTTCCACGCCAGTGAGGACGGCGTCGAGGCGGTGCGCCGGGTCAGCGAGGTCCTCGCCGAACCGGTACCGGCCCCAGGGACCAAGAAGGTCCACAAAGGACAGATAAGGGTGCGCGATCTCCGCGTGCGCCGCCGGGACGGGTTCGCGCCGGATGGTGAGACGTTCACCGCCCGCCCCGGCGAGATCACCTGGCTGCGGTCGCCGAGCGGCGCCGGGAAGTCCACCACCCTCGCCACCCTGCTCGGCTTCACCCGGCCCGACTCGGGCACGATCACCGTCGGCGGACAGCCGCTCGCCGACGCCGACCTCGCGCACTGGCGCCGTCAGGTCGCCTGGGTGCCGCAGTCGCCCGCGTTCACCGGCGGCACCGTTCGCGACGAACTCCGCCTCGCGCTGGCCGACCGGGAGGTCGAACCCACCGAGGATGAGTTGCTCAGTGGCTTAGTGGCTCTGAGGCTCAGTGGCTTGGTGGATCAGCCACTCAGTCACCTGTCCACTGGACAACGGCAGCGGGTGGCCGTGGCCAGGGCGCTGCTCCGGGTCCGGCACGGCGCGTGGCTCCTGCTGCTCGACGAGCCGACGGCCCATCTCGACGGCGCCTCGGCCAAGCGCGTGATGAAGGCGATCAACCAGGCCGCCGCGATGGGCGCCGCCGTGGTGATCGCCGCGCACGACCGGTCGAAGTCGTTCACCGAAGAGGAACCGGCCGACAGCAACACTGCCGCGGACGCGCCGGTCGAGCACCAGGCCAAGCCGCTCGCGTTGCGTGCGCTGGCCGACCGCTCCTTCCTCACCGGAGCGGCACTCGGCGCCGCCGCCTTCCTCGCCGGGATCGCGCTGACCGCGACCTCCGGCTGGCTGATCGCCAAGGCGTCGCAGCAACCGCCGATCCTCACCTTGACCGTCATGGTGGTCGGCGTCCGGACGTTCGGCCTCGCGCGGGCCGCGCTCCGGTACGTCGAACGGCTCGCCACGCACGACGGCGCCTTCCGCACCGCGACCCGCCTGCGCGCCGACCTGTGGCGCGCGCTCGTGCGCATCGGCCCGGTCGGCACCGCCGCGTTGCGCCACGGCGAGGGCCAGCGCCGCATGGTGTCCGATGTGGACACAGTGCGCGACCTGCTGCCCCGGGTGATCTCACCGCCGCTGGTCGCGGTGCTCGTGGTGGCGGGTGCGGTCGCCGTGCAGACAGCCGTGCTCCCGATCGCCGGGCTGTACCTCGCCGTGGCGGCACTGGTCGCCGGGCTGCTCGCGCCCGCACTCGCCCTCCGGCTCGAACGCCGCTCCACTTCGGCGCTGGCCGAGGGACGGCGTGACGTGGCCGCCCGGGTCCTCACCCTCTTCGAAGCCGCCGCGGAACTGCTCGCGTTCGGCGCCTACCGCGAGCACCGGCGCGCACTCGCCATCGCCGACGACCGGCTCACCGCGAACGCGCGCCGCCAGGCGTTCGGCGCGGGTGCCGCCGAGGCGTTGGTGGTGCTCGCGATGGGTGGCGCGACGGTCGCGTCGACCATGGCGGCCGCCGCCGACGGCACGCTCAACCCCGTGCTCGCGCCGGTGGTCGCCCTGGTGCCGCTCGCGCTCGCCGAGGTGCTGCTGCAACTGCCGCCGGTCGCGCAGCACTGGGATGAGCTCCGCCGCGCCCGCACCCGGCTCGCCGCGATCTTCACCGTCCCCGACGGACCCAAGGCCGCGCACGCCGACGACGTCGAGCTGACCGACGTCGACCTGCGCTGGCCGGGGGCGCCCGAGCCGGTGCTGCGCGACGTCACGCTGACCATCCCGCGGGGCGCGAAGGTCGCGATCACCGGTCCGTCGGGCGCGGGCAAGTCCAGCCTGCTCGCGCTCCTGCTCGGTTTCCTCGCTCCCGAGCGAGGTCGCGCCCTCATGCCGCAAGCGGTCGCGTGGGCACCTCAGGAGCCCGGGCTCGTCGCCACCACCGTCGCCGAGAACCTGCGCCTCGCCGATCCGCACGCGACCCCCGACCGGCTGCGCGCGGCGCTCGACACCGCCGGGCTCACCGACGTGGACCTCGACACCATGCTGGGCAGCGGGGGAGCCGGGCTGTCCGGCGGCCAGGCGCAGCGGGTGGCGCTGGCACGCGCGGTGCTCGCCGCGGAGACGAGCGCTCTCGTCCTGCTCGACGAGCCGACCGCGCACCTCGACGAGCAGACCGCCTACGAAGTCCGCGCCCGGCTTGACGAGGCACTGGCGGAGAAGACCGTGGTCTGGGTCACCCACCGCATGGAGGAGGCCGCCGCCGCGGATCTCCACCTGGACGTGCGGGACGGGCGAGTGCGCGTGTTGTCGAGAAGCGGTGTTTAA
- a CDS encoding cytochrome ubiquinol oxidase subunit I encodes MEVLELARWQFGITTVYHFLMVPLTIGLSLLVAGMQTAWVRTGDVRYLKMTKFWGKLLLVNFAMGVVTGIVQEFQFGMNWSEYSRFVGDVFGAPLAMEGLVAFFVESTFLGLWIFGWDRLPKKVHLACVWAFSLATVASAYFILAANSWMQHPVGVEFVDGKPTMNSIWAVLTNNTALAAIPHTVAGTFSVAAAFVVGVAAWHLWRKRSGDDEHRAVWRSSIRLGGWVGVVAFAVLAITGDVQGKLMFEQQPMKMASAEALCHTEAPASFSIMAIGDVADAECEDVKTFTVPALLSFLAHNDFTTEVKGVEDLVTEYEARYGTHYPDDPRLGELAGQPIDYVPSLPVTYWGFRAMIGFGAISAGLGVLALWLTRKGRIPASPWFPRLMLLGIVTPFVANSAGWIFTEMGRQPFVVVPNPTGVDGVWMFTATAVSNLSTGEVWTSLIGLTTIYLALGVVEVFLLRKYVRGGVDGVMPPPADPTHEDDDKALSFAY; translated from the coding sequence GTGGAAGTACTCGAACTCGCGCGGTGGCAGTTCGGCATCACCACCGTCTACCACTTCCTGATGGTCCCGCTGACCATCGGGCTCTCGCTGCTGGTCGCCGGGATGCAGACGGCCTGGGTGCGCACGGGTGACGTGCGCTACCTCAAGATGACCAAGTTCTGGGGCAAGCTGCTGCTGGTCAACTTCGCCATGGGCGTGGTGACCGGCATCGTGCAGGAGTTCCAGTTCGGGATGAACTGGAGCGAGTACTCCCGCTTCGTCGGAGACGTGTTCGGCGCGCCGCTGGCGATGGAGGGGCTGGTCGCCTTCTTCGTCGAATCAACCTTCCTCGGCCTGTGGATCTTCGGCTGGGACCGGCTGCCGAAGAAGGTGCACCTGGCGTGCGTGTGGGCCTTCTCGCTGGCCACGGTCGCCTCGGCGTACTTCATCCTGGCGGCGAACTCGTGGATGCAGCACCCGGTCGGCGTCGAGTTCGTCGACGGCAAGCCGACGATGAACTCGATCTGGGCGGTGCTGACGAACAACACCGCGCTGGCCGCCATCCCGCACACCGTCGCGGGCACCTTCTCGGTCGCGGCGGCCTTCGTGGTCGGCGTCGCGGCCTGGCACCTGTGGCGCAAGCGGTCGGGCGACGACGAGCACCGCGCGGTGTGGCGCTCGTCGATCCGGCTCGGCGGCTGGGTCGGCGTGGTGGCCTTCGCCGTGCTGGCGATCACCGGTGACGTGCAGGGCAAGCTGATGTTCGAGCAGCAGCCGATGAAGATGGCCTCGGCGGAGGCGCTGTGCCACACCGAGGCGCCGGCCAGCTTCTCGATCATGGCGATCGGCGACGTGGCGGACGCCGAGTGCGAGGACGTCAAGACCTTCACCGTGCCGGCGCTGCTGTCCTTCCTGGCGCACAACGACTTCACCACCGAGGTGAAGGGCGTGGAGGACCTGGTCACCGAGTACGAGGCCAGGTACGGCACGCACTACCCGGACGACCCGCGCCTGGGCGAACTGGCCGGGCAGCCGATCGACTACGTGCCCAGCCTGCCGGTGACCTACTGGGGTTTCCGCGCGATGATCGGCTTCGGCGCGATCTCGGCGGGCCTGGGCGTGCTGGCCCTGTGGCTGACCCGGAAGGGGCGGATCCCGGCGAGCCCGTGGTTCCCGCGGCTGATGCTGCTGGGCATCGTCACCCCGTTCGTGGCGAACAGCGCCGGCTGGATCTTCACCGAGATGGGACGGCAGCCGTTCGTCGTGGTCCCGAACCCGACCGGCGTGGACGGCGTGTGGATGTTCACCGCCACCGCCGTGTCCAACCTGAGCACCGGCGAGGTGTGGACCTCACTGATCGGCCTCACCACGATCTACCTGGCACTCGGCGTGGTCGAGGTGTTCCTGCTGCGGAAGTACGTCCGGGGCGGCGTCGACGGCGTCATGCCCCCACCCGCCGACCCCACCCACGAGGACGACGACAAAGCCCTGTCGTTCGCCTACTGA
- the cutA gene encoding divalent-cation tolerance protein CutA: MTAENVVVTTTTDSEDLARALAAGAIEARLGACAQVVGPVTSVYRWEGAVQTDQEWRVEVKTTARRVEELTAHLLEHHTYDTPEVIATPITGGSPAYLSWLGEETR; encoded by the coding sequence ATGACTGCCGAGAACGTCGTCGTGACGACCACAACCGACAGTGAGGACCTGGCCAGGGCGCTGGCCGCCGGGGCCATCGAGGCCAGGCTGGGCGCGTGCGCGCAGGTCGTGGGCCCGGTCACCAGCGTGTACCGCTGGGAGGGCGCGGTCCAGACCGACCAGGAGTGGCGGGTGGAGGTGAAGACCACCGCGCGCCGCGTCGAGGAACTGACCGCCCACCTGCTGGAACACCACACCTACGACACACCGGAGGTGATCGCGACCCCGATCACCGGCGGCAGCCCGGCCTACCTGAGCTGGCTCGGCGAGGAGACCCGCTGA
- a CDS encoding GAF domain-containing sensor histidine kinase, translating to MDPTLAARALAAATEITTTALSDEDPAAVLGSVVRHAAELARADLGLLMTRAEDSTVVVEAVAGTPGENVLGLVLPAESAAGRVAQGAESVVTADVTTDPRTAPYVPRELSGFGPFAAAPFGSGGRRLGVLTVYRERGSEPFSEETVEVLTAFATQAGVVLALAEGANARHRVTLYQERERIARELHDVIVQRLYAAGMQLDRVRRRMSKRFARADEARLGEAIDQLDETIEEIRGTVRALRSPEPEQQQLPATDLAESARAEVRIAGELLGFPPTLELSGELADIPAERADHIRAALREALSNVVRHSGASECRVTLYRDAGEIRLRVRDNGSGVPHDVAKRGLRHLAERADASGGKFYLNSSPSLGTLVAFDLPL from the coding sequence ATGGACCCGACACTTGCCGCGCGCGCCCTCGCCGCCGCCACCGAGATCACCACCACCGCCCTGTCCGACGAGGACCCGGCGGCGGTGCTGGGTTCCGTGGTCCGGCACGCCGCCGAACTCGCGCGCGCCGACCTCGGGCTGCTGATGACCCGCGCCGAGGACAGCACGGTGGTGGTCGAGGCGGTGGCGGGCACGCCCGGTGAGAACGTGCTGGGCCTGGTGCTGCCCGCCGAATCCGCCGCGGGCCGGGTCGCGCAGGGCGCCGAGTCCGTGGTCACCGCCGACGTGACCACCGACCCGCGCACCGCGCCCTACGTGCCCCGCGAACTCAGCGGCTTCGGGCCGTTCGCGGCGGCGCCGTTCGGCAGCGGCGGGCGCCGCCTCGGCGTGCTGACCGTCTACCGCGAACGCGGCAGCGAGCCGTTCTCCGAAGAGACCGTCGAGGTGCTGACCGCCTTCGCCACCCAGGCCGGCGTGGTGCTCGCGCTCGCCGAAGGGGCCAACGCGCGTCATCGCGTGACGCTGTACCAGGAACGCGAACGCATCGCCCGCGAGCTGCACGACGTGATCGTGCAGCGCCTCTACGCCGCCGGGATGCAGCTGGACCGGGTGCGACGGCGCATGAGCAAGCGGTTCGCGCGTGCCGACGAGGCCCGGCTGGGCGAGGCGATCGACCAGCTCGACGAGACGATCGAAGAGATTCGCGGCACTGTGCGCGCACTGCGGTCACCCGAACCGGAGCAGCAACAACTGCCCGCGACCGACCTCGCCGAGTCCGCGCGCGCCGAGGTCCGCATCGCCGGTGAACTACTCGGTTTCCCGCCGACCCTGGAACTTTCCGGCGAACTCGCGGACATCCCGGCCGAACGCGCCGACCACATCCGTGCCGCCCTGCGTGAGGCACTGTCCAATGTGGTCAGACACTCCGGCGCCAGCGAATGCCGGGTGACGCTCTACCGGGACGCCGGTGAGATCCGGTTGCGGGTGCGGGACAACGGTTCCGGCGTTCCGCACGACGTGGCCAAGCGTGGCCTGCGGCACCTCGCCGAACGCGCCGACGCCTCGGGCGGCAAGTTCTACCTGAACTCGTCGCCGAGCCTGGGCACGCTGGTGGCCTTCGACCTGCCGCTCTAG